The window TCGGGACGTGGCTGGGAGAAGCTGAAAGGGCGACGGTGGCCGCGCGCATTTGCACGCTCATCTACTTCCTCTACTTCATTCTCATGCCCTGGTATACGCGCTCGGACAAGACTCTCCCCGAGCCCAGCCGGGTCACCATGTAATGAGCCAGCCCGTGAAGAGACCCAACAACATGAAAAATCTGCTAGCCCTATTGTTTTGCTTGCCGGCCTTCGCAATGGCTTCCGAGGAGGCCAAACTTGACCGGGCGCCCATCGACACGCGCGATGTGGCCTCCATTCAACACGGCGCCAAGATCTTCGTGAATTACTGCTTGAACTGTCATGGCGCGGCACACATGCGCTACAACCGTCTCAAGGATCTAAGCCTCTCGGAGGCTCAGATCAAGGATAATTTGATGTTCATATCCGATAAGGTGGGCGATACGATGCGCGTTGCCGCGCCCATGGCGGACCAGAAAACTTGGTTCGGCAAGGCGCCGCCTGACCTGTCGGTGATCGCCCGTGCGCGCGGAGCCGATTGGCTCTATACCTACCTGCGCGGCTATTATCGCGATCCTGGAACGGCCACCGGCTGGAACAACATCGCCTTTCCTAGCGTTGGCATGCCACACGTGCTCTGGCAGTTGCAAGGGCAGCAGGTCATGAAGGTGGAAGAGCGCGAGGGCCTTCATGGGAAGGAACATATCAAGAAACTTGTGCTCGAAACCACGGGATCGCTCAAGCCTGCCGAGTACGACCGCTTCACCGCGGATCTCGTCAACTACCTCGTGTTCATGGGCGAGCCCGCGCAAACGACGCGCAAGCAAATCGGCTACGTGGTGCTCATGGTATTGGGCGTGCTATTCGTTCTGGCGTACTTGCTCAAGAAAGAGTATTGGAAGGATGTTCATTAACCAGGGGAGCCAGAAACAGCCATGATGACTTTATATTCGGGAACGACCTGCCCCTTCAGCCAGCGCTGCAGGATAGTGCTGTTAGAAAAGGGGATGGATTTTCAGATCATCGACGTTGACTTGTACAACAAGCCCGAGGATCTGTCGGTGATGAATCCCTACAACCAGGTGCCCGTATTGGTCGAGCGCGATCTCATCCTCTACGAGTCCAACATCATCAACGAGTACATCGATGACCGGTTTCCTCACCCGCAGCTCATGCCCGCGGACCCGGTCATGCGAGCCCGCGCGCGCCTTTTCCTGTTTCGCTTCGAGAAGGAGCTCTTCTCCAACATCGAAACGTTGGAAAAGGGCCCCACCAAGGCCGCCGATAAAGCACGCATCGTCATCCGCGACAGCCTGGCGCAAATCTCTCCAGTGTTTCTGAAGCAAAAGTACATGCTGGGCGAGGAGTTTTCCATGCTCGACGTCGCCATCGCGCCGCTGCTCTGGAGGCTGGAGTACTACGGCATTCAACTGCCGAAACAGGCGGCGCCGCTGCAAAAGTACGCCGAGCGGATCTTTAGCCGTCCTGCCTTCATCGAGGCGCTCACGCCCTCGGAAAAAGTGATGCGTAAGTGAAAGAAACCCCGACTACTCCTTACTTGATCCGGGCCATCTGGGAGTGGTGTGCCGACAACGGCTACACCCCTTTCCTGTCGGTCAAGGTCAACGAGGACACCCGCGTTCCGCAAGAATTCGTTCGCAACGGCGAGATCGTTCTAAACCTGAGTTCGGACGCAACGCGAAATCTCAAGATCGGAAATGACCGGGTGCAATTCTCCGCACGCTTCGGAGGCGTATCGCGTGAAGTGTCCGTGCCCATAAACGCCGTGTCCGGCATTTTCGCAAAGGAGAATGGCCAAGGACTAGCCTTCGCGCCCGTGCAGGCAAGCGAAGAAGGCACGAAAAAGGATGAAACCGAGCCGCGTAAGAAGGGAGGCACCCCGCCGTCCCCTCCCACCGGAGGGCGCCCAAGACTGCACGTGGTGAAGTGACCCCCGCAGGCTTCGCAGCGTAGAGCGCGAACGGAAGCCCTCCTCGTATAATTCACCCCTCAAGCCGGGTTAGCTCAGTTGGTAGAGCAGCTGATTTGTAATCAGTTGGTCGGGGGTTCGACTCCTCTACCCGGCACCAATAATCATATGCTTACGAGATTGGAACTTTATTCTCGGCCTCATGTAGACACCATGTAGACGGCTGAATCAACTTCGTTCGGGCACCCTTTGGAGTGACCTACTCAGTTGACGCCCCTCCTTATCCTTGCCAGGAGGGCAATGTAGCTCGCGGTCGCTGGGCAAAGCGCTACTTCACCATCGCCCTAATTTGCTTCGCCTCCATATGCGCCACAAAGTGACTTTGCTTGGCGGCGTCTAGATGATCGGCCAAGAGCACAACGAGCAAGCGCTCTTCATAGACTGCTTGGTATGAGTCAATCTGGCCAAACGCCCGGTCCATGTCGGGCGCACTCCTAGGCATCTTGAATTCAATCCCGATCCCGCCCCGCTGCGGGTGCCCCAGATGGAAATCTATTTTCCAGCCCACTCCTTGGCTCATGGGGAACTGCTCGTGTACCCAGTCCTCTCCGAAAGCATCCGCCATGTCTTCATAGAAGGGGCCGTAGTAGGCGCTTTCAGTTTTCTCGGGTTTGACGATCTGGTGCCATCGCACGAATGGAATCACATTATCCATGGTGAAGAAACCTGGGCCGATTGGGGTTGGTGGCTTGGTTAGCAACCCTTCCCGATATTTCGACGCGACGCGAAGGCGTGATCTTTTCT of the Betaproteobacteria bacterium genome contains:
- a CDS encoding glutathione S-transferase; translated protein: MMTLYSGTTCPFSQRCRIVLLEKGMDFQIIDVDLYNKPEDLSVMNPYNQVPVLVERDLILYESNIINEYIDDRFPHPQLMPADPVMRARARLFLFRFEKELFSNIETLEKGPTKAADKARIVIRDSLAQISPVFLKQKYMLGEEFSMLDVAIAPLLWRLEYYGIQLPKQAAPLQKYAERIFSRPAFIEALTPSEKVMRK
- a CDS encoding cytochrome c1, whose protein sequence is MKNLLALLFCLPAFAMASEEAKLDRAPIDTRDVASIQHGAKIFVNYCLNCHGAAHMRYNRLKDLSLSEAQIKDNLMFISDKVGDTMRVAAPMADQKTWFGKAPPDLSVIARARGADWLYTYLRGYYRDPGTATGWNNIAFPSVGMPHVLWQLQGQQVMKVEEREGLHGKEHIKKLVLETTGSLKPAEYDRFTADLVNYLVFMGEPAQTTRKQIGYVVLMVLGVLFVLAYLLKKEYWKDVH
- a CDS encoding ClpXP protease specificity-enhancing factor, translated to MKETPTTPYLIRAIWEWCADNGYTPFLSVKVNEDTRVPQEFVRNGEIVLNLSSDATRNLKIGNDRVQFSARFGGVSREVSVPINAVSGIFAKENGQGLAFAPVQASEEGTKKDETEPRKKGGTPPSPPTGGRPRLHVVK